A stretch of the Archangium violaceum genome encodes the following:
- a CDS encoding energy-coupling factor ABC transporter ATP-binding protein, with the protein MKAALVLEALAVGNPGGAAILSDLSLEVRPGEVVALLGANGCGKTTLLRGIAGLVPPHAGKVWLRGREAPRGAVARTEAGLALAFQNPDDQLFGATVGEDVAMGPLHQGHAPNVVRARVDEALAATGLTHLAARSIEALSFGEKKRACLAGVLAMHPAVLLLDEPTAGLDPVGERETSGLLRRLAREREVALLVSTHATDEVPFFADRVAILGEGRLLAFGAPADVFRDAALLARARLRAPAVAELWAHLAPLLPGLGASPPLTVAEAASRLLPLLAPSHQEVHP; encoded by the coding sequence ATGAAGGCGGCGCTCGTGCTCGAGGCGCTCGCGGTGGGAAACCCTGGCGGCGCGGCCATCCTCTCCGACCTCTCGTTGGAGGTGCGGCCGGGTGAGGTGGTCGCGCTGCTCGGCGCCAACGGGTGCGGCAAGACGACGCTCCTGCGCGGCATCGCGGGCCTGGTGCCACCGCATGCCGGCAAGGTGTGGCTGCGCGGCCGGGAAGCACCGCGCGGAGCGGTGGCCCGGACCGAGGCGGGACTGGCGCTCGCCTTCCAGAATCCAGATGACCAGCTGTTCGGCGCGACGGTCGGGGAAGACGTGGCCATGGGTCCGCTGCATCAGGGCCATGCCCCGAATGTGGTGCGGGCACGGGTGGACGAGGCGCTCGCGGCCACCGGTCTGACGCACCTCGCGGCCCGCTCCATCGAGGCGCTCAGCTTCGGAGAGAAGAAGCGGGCCTGTCTCGCGGGCGTGCTGGCGATGCATCCAGCGGTGCTGCTGCTCGACGAGCCCACGGCCGGGTTGGATCCGGTGGGCGAGCGCGAGACGTCGGGCCTGCTGCGGCGCCTCGCCCGCGAGCGCGAAGTGGCCCTGCTCGTCTCCACCCATGCCACCGACGAGGTGCCCTTCTTCGCCGACCGGGTGGCCATCCTCGGAGAGGGGCGGCTGCTCGCCTTCGGAGCCCCCGCCGACGTCTTCCGGGACGCGGCGTTGCTCGCGCGGGCCCGTCTGCGCGCACCAGCCGTCGCCGAGCTCTGGGCCCACCTGGCGCCCCTGCTTCCCGGGCTCGGCGCGTCCCCGCCCCTCACCGTGGCCGAGGCCGCCAGCCGCCTCCTTCCCCTCCTCGCCCCCTCACACCAGGAAGTGCATCCGTGA
- a CDS encoding CbiX/SirB N-terminal domain-containing protein — MSTPQTRRGILFIGHGSRDEQAIAEVHRFVDAYREAHPELPVRLGFVELTQPALPEALDAIASEVEEVLVVPLFLFTAKHVKNDIPLALATARKNHPGVRFLAVKAFGVHPDLAQLAFERTQARTGQLSPQEAARTVVVMLGRGSSDPDANGDFYKLTRLYAERKGFAQVQPAFAGIAKPSLEEALEWVARARPERILVMPYLLFTGILLQKMHAQVALFAERYPWLRAEVAPHLADGSLLPLVEHVDRRIEEALAGGVPLPCDGCQYRVPLAGLQENVGGLKALLWSIRHRETHTQAAPHPHAHRAMEKHVLVCGNADCADRGSVALIEALRRKLKEVGKGRTVRITRTACMGRCGEGPTVAVYPDGIWYRGVTEADAREIVDEHLVGDRLVSRLVDNIMQ, encoded by the coding sequence GTGAGCACCCCTCAGACCCGGCGCGGCATCCTCTTCATCGGACACGGCAGCCGCGATGAGCAGGCGATCGCCGAAGTGCACCGCTTCGTGGACGCCTACCGTGAGGCCCACCCGGAGCTGCCCGTGAGACTGGGCTTCGTGGAGCTCACCCAACCGGCGCTCCCCGAGGCACTGGACGCCATCGCCTCCGAGGTGGAGGAAGTGCTCGTCGTCCCGCTCTTCCTCTTCACCGCCAAGCACGTGAAGAACGACATCCCGCTGGCGCTCGCCACGGCGCGCAAGAATCACCCGGGCGTGCGCTTCCTCGCGGTGAAGGCCTTCGGCGTCCATCCGGACCTCGCGCAGCTGGCCTTCGAGCGCACCCAGGCCCGTACCGGGCAACTCTCCCCCCAGGAGGCGGCACGCACGGTGGTGGTGATGCTGGGGCGCGGCTCGTCGGATCCGGACGCGAACGGCGACTTCTACAAGCTGACCCGCCTCTACGCGGAGCGGAAGGGCTTCGCCCAGGTGCAGCCCGCCTTCGCCGGCATCGCGAAGCCCTCGCTCGAGGAGGCGCTGGAGTGGGTGGCCCGGGCCCGGCCGGAGCGCATCCTGGTGATGCCCTACCTCCTCTTCACGGGGATCCTCCTCCAGAAGATGCACGCCCAGGTGGCCCTCTTCGCCGAGCGCTACCCCTGGCTCCGTGCCGAGGTCGCACCGCACCTGGCCGACGGCAGCCTGTTGCCGCTCGTGGAACACGTGGACCGGCGCATCGAGGAGGCACTCGCGGGCGGAGTTCCCCTGCCGTGCGACGGCTGCCAGTACCGAGTGCCGCTCGCGGGCCTGCAGGAGAACGTGGGCGGCCTCAAGGCGCTGCTCTGGAGCATCCGCCACCGCGAGACGCACACCCAGGCGGCGCCCCACCCGCACGCCCACCGCGCGATGGAGAAGCACGTGCTGGTCTGCGGCAACGCCGACTGCGCGGATCGCGGCAGCGTGGCGTTGATCGAGGCGCTGCGCCGCAAGCTCAAGGAGGTCGGCAAGGGGCGCACGGTGCGCATCACCCGGACCGCCTGCATGGGCCGCTGCGGCGAGGGGCCCACCGTGGCCGTCTATCCGGATGGCATCTGGTACCGCGGGGTCACGGAAGCGGACGCCCGGGAAATCGTGGACGAACACCTGGTGGGCGATCGTCTCGTGTCCCGCCTGGTCGACAACATCATGCAGTGA
- a CDS encoding DUF3209 family protein, protein MACHELAALRLALMNILGVDDPAERQHELAELGSAAETPGPVRSLMQARDLASLQRFFEASLVELQERVSSTKPDDPKMSYYRSLLVLTKSVELELRRQTESMQRLWRDLEEVHDFTHEIYPRD, encoded by the coding sequence ATGGCCTGTCATGAGCTGGCGGCGCTGCGGTTGGCGCTGATGAACATCCTGGGAGTGGACGATCCCGCCGAGCGGCAGCACGAGCTGGCCGAGCTGGGGAGCGCGGCGGAGACGCCGGGTCCGGTGCGCTCGCTGATGCAGGCGCGCGACCTGGCGAGCCTGCAGCGCTTCTTCGAGGCCTCGCTGGTGGAGCTGCAGGAGCGCGTCTCCTCGACGAAGCCGGATGATCCGAAGATGTCCTACTACCGTTCGCTCCTCGTGCTGACCAAGTCGGTGGAGCTGGAGCTGCGGCGTCAGACCGAGTCGATGCAGCGGCTGTGGCGCGACCTCGAGGAAGTGCACGACTTCACCCACGAGATCTACCCGAGGGACTAG
- a CDS encoding FAD-dependent oxidoreductase has product MAVSRTARILSSVPVGERGRLLELQLQGEDELGFTGGQYLIFNTGVPRADGKAHKRAYSVVSSDADQRTFRICVYRLAQGPGSAMLHDAPVGADLPFSGPWGSFLPDDSTPRNTLVVATDSGITAALGLLHGRAFAPQRARTRLLWFSESPTVFLPSEQVRAEVEALGCHFQHHDCPPPGHPERSQSALPLALEAARAHAPERVYLAGDGAVLHPLKQALVESGLEAGAIRLESFFNNPARKAAA; this is encoded by the coding sequence ATGGCCGTCTCCCGCACCGCGCGAATCCTCTCTTCCGTGCCCGTGGGCGAGCGCGGGCGGCTCCTCGAACTGCAACTGCAGGGCGAGGACGAGCTCGGCTTCACCGGGGGCCAGTACCTCATCTTCAACACCGGCGTGCCTCGTGCCGACGGCAAGGCACACAAGCGCGCCTACTCGGTGGTGTCGAGCGACGCGGATCAGCGCACCTTCCGCATCTGTGTCTACCGGCTGGCCCAGGGGCCCGGCTCGGCGATGCTGCACGACGCCCCGGTGGGCGCGGACCTGCCGTTCAGCGGGCCGTGGGGCAGCTTCCTTCCGGACGACTCCACGCCTCGGAACACGCTCGTGGTGGCCACAGACAGTGGCATCACCGCCGCGCTGGGGCTGCTGCACGGCCGGGCCTTCGCTCCACAGCGGGCACGGACCCGGCTGCTGTGGTTCTCCGAGTCGCCCACGGTGTTCCTGCCCTCCGAGCAGGTTCGCGCGGAGGTGGAGGCGCTGGGCTGCCACTTCCAGCACCACGACTGCCCGCCACCGGGCCATCCGGAGCGCTCCCAGAGTGCCCTGCCGCTGGCCCTGGAGGCCGCGCGCGCCCATGCGCCCGAGCGTGTCTACCTCGCCGGAGATGGGGCGGTGTTGCACCCGCTGAAGCAGGCGCTGGTGGAGTCCGGGCTGGAGGCAGGTGCCATCCGGCTGGAGTCCTTCTTCAACAATCCCGCCCGGAAGGCAGCGGCATGA